The window AGATAATAAGATCGCTGTTATAGGCGTTGGGAAGATTGGAGAAGGTATTATCAGGGGTTTGTTAAAAGCCGGTTTTGAGAAATTGATAGGAACTGTCCGAACCGTGAGGCGGAAAGAAGCTATTAGAAATCTGCCCGTAACTATCGTTCTTGATAATAGGGAGGCTGTTAAAAATGCTGATATAGTTTTCTTGTGTGTTAAGCCTTACCAGGTTAAGAAAGTACTTCTAGAAATTTCTGACCTGCTCAGGGATAAGCTTTTGATATCTGTTGCCGCAGCTGTTTCTACTTCAGTCATTGAGAAACTTGTGGAAGAAGTTAAGGTTGTTAGAGCTATGCCTAACATTAGCATTATAGCCGGCTACTCCGCTACCGCTATTTCTCCCGGCTCAAATGTTACAGAGCAAGAGCTGGCTATAGCTAAAGAGTTATTCGATAGTATGGGTTATTGTATCGTAGTTGATGAGCAATACATGGATGCTGTCACGGCTTTTAGCGGTAGCGGACCCGCATACGTGTTAGTGTTTTACGAAGCTCTGCTATTGGCAGGGCTTAAGATTGGCTTGCCGAGAGAAATTGCCAGCGAGCTAGCTATTCATACTCTGATAGGCTCTGTTCATCTGCTAAATAAGGCAGGTAAACATCCGGCAGAGCTTAGAGATATGGTTATAACGCCTGGAGGCGTTACAATAGACGCGATCCATATCCTGGAGCAGAAAGGTTT of the Thermoproteales archaeon genome contains:
- the proC gene encoding pyrroline-5-carboxylate reductase, which produces MKDNKIAVIGVGKIGEGIIRGLLKAGFEKLIGTVRTVRRKEAIRNLPVTIVLDNREAVKNADIVFLCVKPYQVKKVLLEISDLLRDKLLISVAAAVSTSVIEKLVEEVKVVRAMPNISIIAGYSATAISPGSNVTEQELAIAKELFDSMGYCIVVDEQYMDAVTAFSGSGPAYVLVFYEALLLAGLKIGLPREIASELAIHTLIGSVHLLNKAGKHPAELRDMVITPGGVTIDAIHILEQKGFRAILIDAIEKAYKKSRTLSELLNKEFI